One Nicotiana sylvestris chromosome 12, ASM39365v2, whole genome shotgun sequence genomic window carries:
- the LOC104229727 gene encoding LRR receptor-like serine/threonine-protein kinase FEI 1, which translates to MGSFYLILQELLLLSILLFCIVVEVAEALSPDGQALVNFRTAIPSSDGVLTHWRPEDADPCGWKGVKCDLKSKRVISLILSNHKLSGPISSDIGKLDNLQILALHGNNLYGSIPPELGNCTELKSLFLQGNYLSGSIPDELGNLSKLENLDLSSNSLNGNIPASLGKLTNLASFNVSTNFLVGQIPSDGRLANFGNESFLGNRKLCGQQVNAVCDAGGPTSFAQPPISAESQNKKKYSGRLLISASATVGALLLVALMCFWGCFLYKRLGKNDGRGLAVDVGAGASIVMFHGDLPYSSKDIIKKLEALNEEHIIGSGGFGTVYKLAMDDGNVFALKRIVKMNEGFDRFFERELEILGSIKHRYLVNLRGYCNSPTSKLLIYDFLSGGSLDEVLHERSEQLDWDARLTIIMGAAKGLAYLHHDCSPRIIHRDIKSSNILLDGNFEARVSDFGLAKLLEDEESHITTIVAGTFGYLAPEYMQSGRATEKTDVYSFGVLVLEVVSGKRPTDATFIEKGLNIVGWLNFLAAESRQRDIVDPHCERVQTESLDALLSVATQCVSSNPEERPTMHRVVQILESEVMTPCPSDFYDSNSD; encoded by the exons ATGGGCAGCTTCTATCTGATATTGCAGGAGCTGTTGCTTTTAAGCATACTGTTATTTTGCATTGTTGTAGAAGTTGCAGAAGCTCTCAGTCCTGATG GTCAAGCACTTGTTAATTTTAGGACCGCAATACCAAGTTCAGACGGTGTTCTTACGCATTGGAGACCAGAAGATGCTGATCCATGTGGCTGGAAGGGCGTGAAGTGTGACCTGAAGTCCAAGAGAGTTATATCCTT GATCCTCTCTAATCACAAGCTAAGTGGACCTATTTCATCAGATATTGGGAAGCTAGACAATTTGCAGATTCT AGCTCTTCATGGGAACAACCTCTATGGGAGTATACCGCCTGAATTAGGAAATTGTACAGAGCTGAAATCTTT ATTTCTGCAGGGCAATTATTTAAGCGGATCGATCCCCGATGAGTTGGGGAACCTATCTAAGCTTGAGAATCT AGATCTTTCAAGCAACTCGCTCAACGGAAACATCCCTGCATCACTCGGGAAGCTGACAAATCTTGCCTCTTT CAATGTCTCAACAAATTTTCTGGTTGGGCAAATACCTAGTGATGGGCGCCTTGCCAACTTTGGAAATGAATC CTTTCTCGGAAATCGTAAATTGTGCGGCCAACAAGTTAATGCGGTCTGCGACGCCGGAGGTCCTACATCATTTGCTCAGCCCCCCATTTCTG CCGAAAGCCAAAATAAGAAGAAGTATTCTGGTCGACTACTCATAAGTGCCTCTGCAACTGTTGGTGCACTGCTACTGGTGGCGCTAATGTGTTTCTGGGGCTGTTTCCTCTACAAGAGACTGGGTAAAAATGACGGCAGAGGCCTCGCAGTGGATGTTGGTGCAG GTGCATCCATTGTGATGTTTCATGGAGATTTGCCTTACTCTTCTAAAGATATCATCAAAAAGTTGGAGGCTTTGAATGAAGAACACATAATTGGTTCTGGGGGATTTGGTACCGTTTACAAGCTTGCAATGGACGATGGCAATGTGTTTGCTTTAAAAAGAATTGTTAAGATGAACGAGggatttgatagattttttgaaaGAGAGCTTGAAATTCTCGGAAGCATTAAACACCGTTATCTGGTAAATTTGCGAGGATATTGCAATTCTCCAACATCAAAGTTGTTGATATACGACTTCTTATCCGGAGGTAGCTTAGATGAAGTTCTGCATG AGAGATCTGAACAACTAGACTGGGATGCACGGTTGACTATTATAATGGGAGCTGCAAAAGGGCTGGCATATTTACATCATGATTGTTCCCCTAGAATAATACACCGAGACATAAAGTCTAGTAACATTTTGCTTGATGGAAATTTTGAGGCTCGGGTATCTGATTTTGGACTGGCCAAGTTGTTGGAGGATGAGGAGTCTCATATCACAACCATTGTGGCTGGCACCTTTGGTTATTTGGCTCCAG AGTACATGCAGAGCGGTAGAGCTACAGAAAAGACTGATGTTTATAGTTTTGGAGTTCTGGTTCTTGAAGTAGTAAGTGGGAAGCGGCCCACTGATGCAACATTCATTGAGAAGGGCCTCAACATCGTTGGCTGG TTGAATTTTCTAGCTGCTGAGAGTAGACAACGGGATATAGTTGATCCACATTGTGAACGGGTACAGACGGAAAGCTTGGATGCCCTGCTTTCAGTTGCCACACAATGCGTCTCTTCGAATCCTGAGGAGAGGCCCACCATGCACAGAGTTGTACAGATTCTTGAATCTGAAGTCATGACACCTTGCCCAAGTGACTTCTATGATTCAAACTCTGATTGA